A single region of the Oreochromis niloticus isolate F11D_XX linkage group LG19, O_niloticus_UMD_NMBU, whole genome shotgun sequence genome encodes:
- the zfp36l1a gene encoding mRNA decay activator protein ZFP36L1a, which translates to MTTAVVSPFFDFEVMNKNKLLSYNNNLGVSHPMSVPCTSTNVPISSSAGPLLDRKAVGSPSVGGVYQRRHSVSSTKFNQNQFLNSLKAADQSSSLISGVGNASNNKENRLRDRSYSETGERLINKCLGPASPTGSSSQVNSSRYKTELCRPFEENGSCKYGDKCQFAHGIHELRSLSRHPKYKTELCRTFHTIGFCPYGPRCHFIHNAEERRGPPQQSSPLNSMNKMERPRLQHSYSFAGFSNSAGLRDSPTSVTPPPMFFPDEIPDWPSSNPFTYSSQELASLFGPSLNAGPVGTEPNTPAPPSPTSTSYYFRPMLESPQMLESSSSPPDSMSDQEGYQSSSGGSLCGSESPTLDNTRRLPIFSRLSITDD; encoded by the exons ATGACCACAGCCGTGGTATCGCCTTTCTTCGACTTCGAAGTAATGAACAAG AACAAACTTCTCagctacaacaacaacctggGTGTCTCCCATCCCATGTCTGTTCCTTGCACTAGCACCAACGTGCCCATCTCCAGCTCCGCCGGACCCCTGCTGGACAGGAAGGCGGTGGGATCTCCCTCAGTGGGAGGCGTGTACCAGCGGCGGCACTCTGTCAGCAGCACAAAGTTCAACCAGAACCAATTTCTGAATAGCCTGAAGGCAGCGGACCAGTCCTCCTCACTCATCTCAGGGGTTGGCAATGCCAGCAACAACAAGGAGAACCGCCTGCGAGACCGCTCCTACTCCGAGACGGGCGAGAGGCTCATCAACAAGTGCCTGGGCCCTGCCAGTCCCACCGGTAGCAGCAGCCAAGTGAACTCCAGCCGTTACAAGACAGAGCTCTGCAGGCCCTTTGAGGAGAACGGTTCCTGCAAATATGGCGACAAATGCCAGTTTGCTCACGGAATCCATGAACTGCGCAGCCTGAGCCGCCATCCTAAGTACAAAACTGAGCTGTGCCGCACCTTCCACACCATCGGTTTCTGCCCATACGGGCCTCGCTGCCATTTCATCCACAATGCCGAGGAGCGTCGTGGACCTCCCCAGCAGTCCTCTCCTCTTAACTCTATGAACAAGATGGAGCGACCTCGGCTGCAGCACAGCTACAGCTTTGCCGGTTTCTCCAACTCAGCTGGGCTGAGAGACAGCCCCACCTCAGTCACCCCTCCACCCATGTTCTTCCCCGATGAGATCCCAGACTGGCCCAGCAGTAATCCCTTCACCTATTCCAGCCAGGAGCTGGCCAGCCTGTTCGGGCCCAGTCTCAATGCCGGTCCTGTAGGCACAGAGCCCAACACCCCTGCACCTCCCTCTCCAACAAGCACATCTTACTATTTCAGACCCATGTTGGAGTCCCCTCAGATGTTGGAGTCTTCATCCAGCCCCCCAGACTCTATGTCGGATCAAGAAGGCTACCAGAGCAGCTCTGGTGGCAGCCTGTGTGGCTCAGAGTCCCCCACGCTGGATAACACCCGCCGCCTTCCCATCTTCAGCCGCCTCTCCATCACTGATGACTAG